The Phaseolus vulgaris cultivar G19833 chromosome 5, P. vulgaris v2.0, whole genome shotgun sequence genomic interval AATGTCAAGTTTGTGACATTTTAAGCATTTAATCTCAGCTTTGTTAAATGATTGTCTCCCTCTTCCTTTGCCTCAGAAAGAATCTCTATCTTTTCCTCTGCCTCGTCCTCCTTTATCTTCATTTGTAATTTGTAGTACTTGTTTTTCTTCTCCTTGATATGTCATTCTTTGCTTGTGAACCAAAAGACTACTCTGCAATTCGTCAATGGTCATAGTGTTCAAGTTGTTGGATTCTTCAATTGAACAcacaacataattaaaattaggAATCATTGACCGCAAGATTTTTGCAGTAATGACATTCTCAAGCATGCTTTCACCACACGCCTTCATGTTTTTAGCAATTTTCAAAGTACGAGCAAAGTATGAGTTAACCTTCTCTCCGTCCTTCATCTGCAACATTTCAAAATCTCTCAGCAGGGCTTGTAATTGTGCTATCTTCACTCGAGTATAACCTTGAAATTTTTGCTTCATAGAATCTGATATGTGTTTGGATGTATCATCAATGAGTATAATATATAAGATTTCTCTATTAATGGCTTGATAAAGATAGTTCTTTATCTTCAGATCTTTCAATCGTTGTTCTTCCATGAGTTTGAGTTCCGCTTCTGATGCAGTAGCTTTATTTTCTACTACTGAAATCCCATGTTCCACCAACTGCTAATACTCCTTAGAATGTAGAAAAATTTCCATTAATATTACCCAATGATCATAATGCCCATCAAACTTGGGAATTGCAGGTTGCACGTATTTGCTGGAATATGCCATTTTCGGTCTTTCCTTCTTCTTGGAATAATACTGATGTTAGCACACACTTA includes:
- the LOC137834349 gene encoding uncharacterized protein translates to MAYSSKYVQPAIPKFDGHYDHWLVEHGISVVENKATASEAELKLMEEQRLKDLKIKNYLYQAINREILYIILIDDTSKHISDSMKQKFQGYTRVKIAQLQALLRDFEMLQMKDGEKVNSYFARTLKIAKNMKACGESMLENVITAKILRSMIPNFNYVVCSIEESNNLNTMTIDELQSSLLVHKQRMTYQGEEKQVLQITNEDKGGRGRGKDRDSF